A part of Carassius auratus strain Wakin unplaced genomic scaffold, ASM336829v1 scaf_tig00216561, whole genome shotgun sequence genomic DNA contains:
- the LOC113098460 gene encoding von Willebrand factor A domain-containing protein 5A-like isoform X1, translated as MVNCCDLVSEKNEPVPLKSISVELQVRDHVASVSSCLQYVNEEERPLEAVFVFPLPADAAVCHFSARIGEQEIVAEVQDKQSARDQYDDAVSSGQQAFLLEESEESSDVFKLSVGCLSPGQKASITIVYIIELSVQADDALRFCLPAVLNPRYTPAVSAAGVPEVSSASVIPYTLSLSVEVRSSDRISKLESSCPLDPLEFLDAQHTHATVNLTAGHRFDKDVELFLYYENSHQPSAVVEAGASAAPSGSLMGDPALMISLYPEFPADVMSSLASRGEFIFVVDRSGSMDCKMHHGNDAQMRIESARDTLLLLLKSLPMGCYFNIYGFGSHFESFFPQSVVYSEDTMEEALKRVKSMSADMGGTEILQPLKHIYSQPCYPDHPRQLFIFTDGEVWNTKEVLDLVKRHVYSHRCFSFGIGEGASTALITGMAREGSGHAQFITGTDRMQPKVMQSLRFALQPAVDNISVDWTVPEGVKVDMLSSSINTLFQGQRALIYAQIKGQSSGKKEGAVTVKYKLKDQPVTNQLQFTLQPTEDTGLTIHRLAARSVIRSLELEERAEGADAENVRKRIVELSVQAGVSSAHTAFIGINKDHNQTVKGPLLQRRVPVAHMLQMSMMQCQPMGMCALGFPSLFSGMVVQRARPMALQMDFDSTMHYSMASSNSMIESDDESDQTEAEPLKDPVLQLVSLQKATGCWELNASLAAVFGKTEDEVTNQKTAQVDGSVWATVLALIWLYAFKSDQQVEWQFVAMKAASWVRSQKPDSLSQCVCDGNALLGCQVTEDMLGI; from the exons ATGGTGAACTGCTGTGATCTCGTGTCTGAAAAAAATGAACCAG TTCCTCTGAAGAGTATCTCGGTGGAGCTGCAGGTCCGGGATCACGTGGCCTCCGTCAGCTCCTGTCTGCAGTATGTGAACGAGGAGGAGCGTCCGCTGGAGGCCGTGTTCGTCTTCCCGCTGCCCGCCGACGCCGCGGTCTGTCACTTCAGCGCCAGGATCGGAGAGCAGGAGATTGTGGCCGAGGTGCAGGACAAACAGAGT GCGCGGGATCAGTATGATGATGCTGTGAGCTCGGGCCAGCAGGCGTTTCTGCTGGAAGAGAGCGAGGAGAGTTCAGATGTGTTCAAACTGAGTGTGGGCTGTTTGTCTCCGGGTCAGAAGGCCTCCATCACCATCGTCTACATCATCGAGCTCAGTGTCCAGGCCGATGACGCGCTGCGCTTCTGTCTGCCCGCTGTACTCAACCCACGATACACACCTGCAG TTTCAGCGGCTGGTGTTCCAGAAGTTTCCTCAGCATCAGTTATTCCTTACACTCTGTCTCTGAGTGTTGAAGTGAGATCTTCAGACCGTATCTCCAAACTCGAGTCCAGCTGCCCTCTGGATCCTCTGGAGTTCCTCGACGCGCAACACACTCATGCCAcg gtgaatCTGACTGCTGGTCACCGGTTCGATAAGGATGTGGAGCTGTTTCTGTATTATGAAAATTCCCATCAGCCCTCTGCTGTCGTGGAGGCAGGAGCGTCTGCGGCTCCGTCAG GTTCTCTGATGGGCGACCCAGCGCTCATGATCAGTCTGTACCCAGAGTTCCCTGCAGATGTGATGTCATCACTGGCGTCTCGGGGCGAATTCATTTTTGTAGTTGACAGGTCAGGCAGTATGGACTGCAAGATGCATCATGGGAATGACGCACAGATGCGCATCGAAAGTGCAAGA GacacgctgctgctgctgctgaagagTTTGCCCATGGGATGCTACTTCAACATCTACGGATTCGGATCTCACTTTGAGTCCTTCTTTCC TCAGAGTGTTGTGTACAGCGAGGACACGATGGAAGAGGCTCTGAAGAGAGTGAAGAGCATGAGCGCAGACATGGGCGGCACAGAGATCCTACAGCCGCTTAAACACATCTACAGTCAGCCCTGTTACCCAGATCACCCTCGACAG cTGTTCATCTTCACTGATGGAGAGGTGTGGAACACTAAGGAGGTGCTGGATCTGGTGAAGAGGCACGTTTACTCTCACAG GTGTTTCTCCTTCGGGATCGGTGAGGGTGCGAGTACGGCTCTCATCACAGGAATGGCCAGAGAAGGTTCTGGTCACGCTCAGTTCATCACAGGCACTGACCGCATGCAGCCCAAA GTGATGCAGTCGCTCAGGTTTGCTCTCCAGCCGGCCGTGGATAATATCTCTGTGGACTGGACCGTTCCCGAGGGTGTGAAGGTGGACATGCTGTCTTCATCCATCAATACTCTGTTCCAGGGTCAGAGAGCGCTCATCTACGCTCAGATTAAAGGACAG AGTTCAGGAAAGAAGGAAGGCGCTGTGACCGTGAAATACAAGCTGAAAGATCAACCTGTGACTAACCAGCTTCAGTTTACCTTACAACCAACGGAGGACACAGg ACTGACGATCCACCGGCTGGCAGCCCGGTCTGTGATCCGCTCTCTGGAGCTGGAGGAACGAGCCGAAGGAGCAGACGCAGAGAACGTCAGGAAAAGGATTGTGGAGCTCAGTGTTCAGGCAGGAGTGAGCAGTGCTCATACAGCCTTCATCGGCATTAATAAAGACCACAATCAGACAGTGAAAGGACCGCTGCTGCAGAGGAGAGTGCCAGTAGCAC ATATGCTTCAGATGTCTATGATGCAATGTCAACCTATGGGAATGTGTG CCCTGGGTTTTCCCTCTCTTTTCTCAGGAATGGTTGTCCAAAGGGCACGGC CAATGGCTCTTCAAATGGATTTTGATTCTACAATGC actattCCATGGCCTCGTCCAACTCAATGATTGAAAGTGATGATGAGTCAGATCAGA CAGAAGCTGAGCCCCTGAAGGACCCTGTGCTCCAGCTGGTTTCTCTTCAGAAGGCCACGGGATGCTGGGAGCTCAACGCCTCATTGGCTGCTGTGTTTGGGAAGACAGAGGACGAAGTGACCAATCAGAAAACAGCACAG GTGGACGGGTCAGTGTGGGCCACCGTCCTCGCTCTCATCTGGTTATATGCATTTAAATCAGATCAGCAGGTGGAGTGGCAGTTTGTGGCCATGAAGGCGGCGTCATGGGTCCGCTCTCAGAAAC cagacagcctgtctcagtgtgtgtgtgatgggaacGCTCTGTTGGGGTGTCAGGTGACTGAAGACATGCTGGGAATCTGA
- the LOC113098460 gene encoding von Willebrand factor A domain-containing protein 5A-like isoform X10, giving the protein MVNCCDLVSEKNEPVPLKSISVELQVRDHVASVSSCLQYVNEEERPLEAVFVFPLPADAAVCHFSARIGEQEIVAEVQDKQSARDQYDDAVSSGQQAFLLEESEESSDVFKLSVGCLSPGQKASITIVYIIELSVQADDALRFCLPAVLNPRYTPAVSAAGVPEVSSASVIPYTLSLSVEVRSSDRISKLESSCPLDPLEFLDAQHTHATVNLTAGHRFDKDVELFLYYENSHQPSAVVEAGASAAPSGSLMGDPALMISLYPEFPADVMSSLASRGEFIFVVDRSGSMDCKMHHGNDAQMRIESARDTLLLLLKSLPMGCYFNIYGFGSHFESFFPQSVVYSEDTMEEALKRVKSMSADMGGTEILQPLKHIYSQPCYPDHPRQLFIFTDGEVWNTKEVLDLVKRHVYSHRCFSFGIGEGASTALITGMAREGSGHAQFITGTDRMQPKVMQSLRFALQPAVDNISVDWTVPEGVKVDMLSSSINTLFQGQRALIYAQIKGQSSGKKEGAVTVKYKLKDQPVTNQLQFTLQPTEDTGLTIHRLAARSVIRSLELEERAEGADAENVRKRIVELSVQAGVSSAHTAFIGINKDHNQTVKGPLLQRRVPVARMVVQRARPMALQMDFDSTMHYSMASSNSMIESDDESDQTEAEPLKDPVLQLVSLQKATGCWELNASLAAVFGKTEDEVTNQKTAQVDGSVWATVLALIWLYAFKSDQQVEWQFVAMKAASWVRSQKPDSLSQCVCDGNALLGCQVTEDMLGI; this is encoded by the exons ATGGTGAACTGCTGTGATCTCGTGTCTGAAAAAAATGAACCAG TTCCTCTGAAGAGTATCTCGGTGGAGCTGCAGGTCCGGGATCACGTGGCCTCCGTCAGCTCCTGTCTGCAGTATGTGAACGAGGAGGAGCGTCCGCTGGAGGCCGTGTTCGTCTTCCCGCTGCCCGCCGACGCCGCGGTCTGTCACTTCAGCGCCAGGATCGGAGAGCAGGAGATTGTGGCCGAGGTGCAGGACAAACAGAGT GCGCGGGATCAGTATGATGATGCTGTGAGCTCGGGCCAGCAGGCGTTTCTGCTGGAAGAGAGCGAGGAGAGTTCAGATGTGTTCAAACTGAGTGTGGGCTGTTTGTCTCCGGGTCAGAAGGCCTCCATCACCATCGTCTACATCATCGAGCTCAGTGTCCAGGCCGATGACGCGCTGCGCTTCTGTCTGCCCGCTGTACTCAACCCACGATACACACCTGCAG TTTCAGCGGCTGGTGTTCCAGAAGTTTCCTCAGCATCAGTTATTCCTTACACTCTGTCTCTGAGTGTTGAAGTGAGATCTTCAGACCGTATCTCCAAACTCGAGTCCAGCTGCCCTCTGGATCCTCTGGAGTTCCTCGACGCGCAACACACTCATGCCAcg gtgaatCTGACTGCTGGTCACCGGTTCGATAAGGATGTGGAGCTGTTTCTGTATTATGAAAATTCCCATCAGCCCTCTGCTGTCGTGGAGGCAGGAGCGTCTGCGGCTCCGTCAG GTTCTCTGATGGGCGACCCAGCGCTCATGATCAGTCTGTACCCAGAGTTCCCTGCAGATGTGATGTCATCACTGGCGTCTCGGGGCGAATTCATTTTTGTAGTTGACAGGTCAGGCAGTATGGACTGCAAGATGCATCATGGGAATGACGCACAGATGCGCATCGAAAGTGCAAGA GacacgctgctgctgctgctgaagagTTTGCCCATGGGATGCTACTTCAACATCTACGGATTCGGATCTCACTTTGAGTCCTTCTTTCC TCAGAGTGTTGTGTACAGCGAGGACACGATGGAAGAGGCTCTGAAGAGAGTGAAGAGCATGAGCGCAGACATGGGCGGCACAGAGATCCTACAGCCGCTTAAACACATCTACAGTCAGCCCTGTTACCCAGATCACCCTCGACAG cTGTTCATCTTCACTGATGGAGAGGTGTGGAACACTAAGGAGGTGCTGGATCTGGTGAAGAGGCACGTTTACTCTCACAG GTGTTTCTCCTTCGGGATCGGTGAGGGTGCGAGTACGGCTCTCATCACAGGAATGGCCAGAGAAGGTTCTGGTCACGCTCAGTTCATCACAGGCACTGACCGCATGCAGCCCAAA GTGATGCAGTCGCTCAGGTTTGCTCTCCAGCCGGCCGTGGATAATATCTCTGTGGACTGGACCGTTCCCGAGGGTGTGAAGGTGGACATGCTGTCTTCATCCATCAATACTCTGTTCCAGGGTCAGAGAGCGCTCATCTACGCTCAGATTAAAGGACAG AGTTCAGGAAAGAAGGAAGGCGCTGTGACCGTGAAATACAAGCTGAAAGATCAACCTGTGACTAACCAGCTTCAGTTTACCTTACAACCAACGGAGGACACAGg ACTGACGATCCACCGGCTGGCAGCCCGGTCTGTGATCCGCTCTCTGGAGCTGGAGGAACGAGCCGAAGGAGCAGACGCAGAGAACGTCAGGAAAAGGATTGTGGAGCTCAGTGTTCAGGCAGGAGTGAGCAGTGCTCATACAGCCTTCATCGGCATTAATAAAGACCACAATCAGACAGTGAAAGGACCGCTGCTGCAGAGGAGAGTGCCAGTAGCAC GAATGGTTGTCCAAAGGGCACGGC CAATGGCTCTTCAAATGGATTTTGATTCTACAATGC actattCCATGGCCTCGTCCAACTCAATGATTGAAAGTGATGATGAGTCAGATCAGA CAGAAGCTGAGCCCCTGAAGGACCCTGTGCTCCAGCTGGTTTCTCTTCAGAAGGCCACGGGATGCTGGGAGCTCAACGCCTCATTGGCTGCTGTGTTTGGGAAGACAGAGGACGAAGTGACCAATCAGAAAACAGCACAG GTGGACGGGTCAGTGTGGGCCACCGTCCTCGCTCTCATCTGGTTATATGCATTTAAATCAGATCAGCAGGTGGAGTGGCAGTTTGTGGCCATGAAGGCGGCGTCATGGGTCCGCTCTCAGAAAC cagacagcctgtctcagtgtgtgtgtgatgggaacGCTCTGTTGGGGTGTCAGGTGACTGAAGACATGCTGGGAATCTGA
- the LOC113098460 gene encoding von Willebrand factor A domain-containing protein 5A-like isoform X7 has protein sequence MVNCCDLVSEKNEPVPLKSISVELQVRDHVASVSSCLQYVNEEERPLEAVFVFPLPADAAVCHFSARIGEQEIVAEVQDKQSARDQYDDAVSSGQQAFLLEESEESSDVFKLSVGCLSPGQKASITIVYIIELSVQADDALRFCLPAVLNPRYTPAVSAAGVPEVSSASVIPYTLSLSVEVRSSDRISKLESSCPLDPLEFLDAQHTHATVNLTAGHRFDKDVELFLYYENSHQPSAVVEAGASAAPSGSLMGDPALMISLYPEFPADVMSSLASRGEFIFVVDRSGSMDCKMHHGNDAQMRIESARDTLLLLLKSLPMGCYFNIYGFGSHFESFFPQSVVYSEDTMEEALKRVKSMSADMGGTEILQPLKHIYSQPCYPDHPRQLFIFTDGEVWNTKEVLDLVKRHVYSHRCFSFGIGEGASTALITGMAREGSGHAQFITGTDRMQPKVMQSLRFALQPAVDNISVDWTVPEGVKVDMLSSSINTLFQGQRALIYAQIKGQSSGKKEGAVTVKYKLKDQPVTNQLQFTLQPTEDTGLTIHRLAARSVIRSLELEERAEGADAENVRKRIVELSVQAGVSSAHTAFIGINKDHNQTVKGPLLQRRVPVAPLGFPSLFSGMVVQRARPMALQMDFDSTMHYSMASSNSMIESDDESDQTEAEPLKDPVLQLVSLQKATGCWELNASLAAVFGKTEDEVTNQKTAQVDGSVWATVLALIWLYAFKSDQQVEWQFVAMKAASWVRSQKPDSLSQCVCDGNALLGCQVTEDMLGI, from the exons ATGGTGAACTGCTGTGATCTCGTGTCTGAAAAAAATGAACCAG TTCCTCTGAAGAGTATCTCGGTGGAGCTGCAGGTCCGGGATCACGTGGCCTCCGTCAGCTCCTGTCTGCAGTATGTGAACGAGGAGGAGCGTCCGCTGGAGGCCGTGTTCGTCTTCCCGCTGCCCGCCGACGCCGCGGTCTGTCACTTCAGCGCCAGGATCGGAGAGCAGGAGATTGTGGCCGAGGTGCAGGACAAACAGAGT GCGCGGGATCAGTATGATGATGCTGTGAGCTCGGGCCAGCAGGCGTTTCTGCTGGAAGAGAGCGAGGAGAGTTCAGATGTGTTCAAACTGAGTGTGGGCTGTTTGTCTCCGGGTCAGAAGGCCTCCATCACCATCGTCTACATCATCGAGCTCAGTGTCCAGGCCGATGACGCGCTGCGCTTCTGTCTGCCCGCTGTACTCAACCCACGATACACACCTGCAG TTTCAGCGGCTGGTGTTCCAGAAGTTTCCTCAGCATCAGTTATTCCTTACACTCTGTCTCTGAGTGTTGAAGTGAGATCTTCAGACCGTATCTCCAAACTCGAGTCCAGCTGCCCTCTGGATCCTCTGGAGTTCCTCGACGCGCAACACACTCATGCCAcg gtgaatCTGACTGCTGGTCACCGGTTCGATAAGGATGTGGAGCTGTTTCTGTATTATGAAAATTCCCATCAGCCCTCTGCTGTCGTGGAGGCAGGAGCGTCTGCGGCTCCGTCAG GTTCTCTGATGGGCGACCCAGCGCTCATGATCAGTCTGTACCCAGAGTTCCCTGCAGATGTGATGTCATCACTGGCGTCTCGGGGCGAATTCATTTTTGTAGTTGACAGGTCAGGCAGTATGGACTGCAAGATGCATCATGGGAATGACGCACAGATGCGCATCGAAAGTGCAAGA GacacgctgctgctgctgctgaagagTTTGCCCATGGGATGCTACTTCAACATCTACGGATTCGGATCTCACTTTGAGTCCTTCTTTCC TCAGAGTGTTGTGTACAGCGAGGACACGATGGAAGAGGCTCTGAAGAGAGTGAAGAGCATGAGCGCAGACATGGGCGGCACAGAGATCCTACAGCCGCTTAAACACATCTACAGTCAGCCCTGTTACCCAGATCACCCTCGACAG cTGTTCATCTTCACTGATGGAGAGGTGTGGAACACTAAGGAGGTGCTGGATCTGGTGAAGAGGCACGTTTACTCTCACAG GTGTTTCTCCTTCGGGATCGGTGAGGGTGCGAGTACGGCTCTCATCACAGGAATGGCCAGAGAAGGTTCTGGTCACGCTCAGTTCATCACAGGCACTGACCGCATGCAGCCCAAA GTGATGCAGTCGCTCAGGTTTGCTCTCCAGCCGGCCGTGGATAATATCTCTGTGGACTGGACCGTTCCCGAGGGTGTGAAGGTGGACATGCTGTCTTCATCCATCAATACTCTGTTCCAGGGTCAGAGAGCGCTCATCTACGCTCAGATTAAAGGACAG AGTTCAGGAAAGAAGGAAGGCGCTGTGACCGTGAAATACAAGCTGAAAGATCAACCTGTGACTAACCAGCTTCAGTTTACCTTACAACCAACGGAGGACACAGg ACTGACGATCCACCGGCTGGCAGCCCGGTCTGTGATCCGCTCTCTGGAGCTGGAGGAACGAGCCGAAGGAGCAGACGCAGAGAACGTCAGGAAAAGGATTGTGGAGCTCAGTGTTCAGGCAGGAGTGAGCAGTGCTCATACAGCCTTCATCGGCATTAATAAAGACCACAATCAGACAGTGAAAGGACCGCTGCTGCAGAGGAGAGTGCCAGTAGCAC CCCTGGGTTTTCCCTCTCTTTTCTCAGGAATGGTTGTCCAAAGGGCACGGC CAATGGCTCTTCAAATGGATTTTGATTCTACAATGC actattCCATGGCCTCGTCCAACTCAATGATTGAAAGTGATGATGAGTCAGATCAGA CAGAAGCTGAGCCCCTGAAGGACCCTGTGCTCCAGCTGGTTTCTCTTCAGAAGGCCACGGGATGCTGGGAGCTCAACGCCTCATTGGCTGCTGTGTTTGGGAAGACAGAGGACGAAGTGACCAATCAGAAAACAGCACAG GTGGACGGGTCAGTGTGGGCCACCGTCCTCGCTCTCATCTGGTTATATGCATTTAAATCAGATCAGCAGGTGGAGTGGCAGTTTGTGGCCATGAAGGCGGCGTCATGGGTCCGCTCTCAGAAAC cagacagcctgtctcagtgtgtgtgtgatgggaacGCTCTGTTGGGGTGTCAGGTGACTGAAGACATGCTGGGAATCTGA
- the LOC113098460 gene encoding von Willebrand factor A domain-containing protein 5A-like isoform X9 produces the protein MVNCCDLVSEKNEPVPLKSISVELQVRDHVASVSSCLQYVNEEERPLEAVFVFPLPADAAVCHFSARIGEQEIVAEVQDKQSARDQYDDAVSSGQQAFLLEESEESSDVFKLSVGCLSPGQKASITIVYIIELSVQADDALRFCLPAVLNPRYTPAVSAAGVPEVSSASVIPYTLSLSVEVRSSDRISKLESSCPLDPLEFLDAQHTHATVNLTAGHRFDKDVELFLYYENSHQPSAVVEAGASAAPSGSLMGDPALMISLYPEFPADVMSSLASRGEFIFVVDRSGSMDCKMHHGNDAQMRIESARDTLLLLLKSLPMGCYFNIYGFGSHFESFFPQSVVYSEDTMEEALKRVKSMSADMGGTEILQPLKHIYSQPCYPDHPRQLFIFTDGEVWNTKEVLDLVKRHVYSHRCFSFGIGEGASTALITGMAREGSGHAQFITGTDRMQPKVMQSLRFALQPAVDNISVDWTVPEGVKVDMLSSSINTLFQGQRALIYAQIKGQSSGKKEGAVTVKYKLKDQPVTNQLQFTLQPTEDTGLTIHRLAARSVIRSLELEERAEGADAENVRKRIVELSVQAGVSSAHTAFIGINKDHNQTVKGPLLQRRVPVAHMLQMSMMQCQPMGMCAMALQMDFDSTMHYSMASSNSMIESDDESDQKAEPLKDPVLQLVSLQKATGCWELNASLAAVFGKTEDEVTNQKTAQVDGSVWATVLALIWLYAFKSDQQVEWQFVAMKAASWVRSQKPDSLSQCVCDGNALLGCQVTEDMLGI, from the exons ATGGTGAACTGCTGTGATCTCGTGTCTGAAAAAAATGAACCAG TTCCTCTGAAGAGTATCTCGGTGGAGCTGCAGGTCCGGGATCACGTGGCCTCCGTCAGCTCCTGTCTGCAGTATGTGAACGAGGAGGAGCGTCCGCTGGAGGCCGTGTTCGTCTTCCCGCTGCCCGCCGACGCCGCGGTCTGTCACTTCAGCGCCAGGATCGGAGAGCAGGAGATTGTGGCCGAGGTGCAGGACAAACAGAGT GCGCGGGATCAGTATGATGATGCTGTGAGCTCGGGCCAGCAGGCGTTTCTGCTGGAAGAGAGCGAGGAGAGTTCAGATGTGTTCAAACTGAGTGTGGGCTGTTTGTCTCCGGGTCAGAAGGCCTCCATCACCATCGTCTACATCATCGAGCTCAGTGTCCAGGCCGATGACGCGCTGCGCTTCTGTCTGCCCGCTGTACTCAACCCACGATACACACCTGCAG TTTCAGCGGCTGGTGTTCCAGAAGTTTCCTCAGCATCAGTTATTCCTTACACTCTGTCTCTGAGTGTTGAAGTGAGATCTTCAGACCGTATCTCCAAACTCGAGTCCAGCTGCCCTCTGGATCCTCTGGAGTTCCTCGACGCGCAACACACTCATGCCAcg gtgaatCTGACTGCTGGTCACCGGTTCGATAAGGATGTGGAGCTGTTTCTGTATTATGAAAATTCCCATCAGCCCTCTGCTGTCGTGGAGGCAGGAGCGTCTGCGGCTCCGTCAG GTTCTCTGATGGGCGACCCAGCGCTCATGATCAGTCTGTACCCAGAGTTCCCTGCAGATGTGATGTCATCACTGGCGTCTCGGGGCGAATTCATTTTTGTAGTTGACAGGTCAGGCAGTATGGACTGCAAGATGCATCATGGGAATGACGCACAGATGCGCATCGAAAGTGCAAGA GacacgctgctgctgctgctgaagagTTTGCCCATGGGATGCTACTTCAACATCTACGGATTCGGATCTCACTTTGAGTCCTTCTTTCC TCAGAGTGTTGTGTACAGCGAGGACACGATGGAAGAGGCTCTGAAGAGAGTGAAGAGCATGAGCGCAGACATGGGCGGCACAGAGATCCTACAGCCGCTTAAACACATCTACAGTCAGCCCTGTTACCCAGATCACCCTCGACAG cTGTTCATCTTCACTGATGGAGAGGTGTGGAACACTAAGGAGGTGCTGGATCTGGTGAAGAGGCACGTTTACTCTCACAG GTGTTTCTCCTTCGGGATCGGTGAGGGTGCGAGTACGGCTCTCATCACAGGAATGGCCAGAGAAGGTTCTGGTCACGCTCAGTTCATCACAGGCACTGACCGCATGCAGCCCAAA GTGATGCAGTCGCTCAGGTTTGCTCTCCAGCCGGCCGTGGATAATATCTCTGTGGACTGGACCGTTCCCGAGGGTGTGAAGGTGGACATGCTGTCTTCATCCATCAATACTCTGTTCCAGGGTCAGAGAGCGCTCATCTACGCTCAGATTAAAGGACAG AGTTCAGGAAAGAAGGAAGGCGCTGTGACCGTGAAATACAAGCTGAAAGATCAACCTGTGACTAACCAGCTTCAGTTTACCTTACAACCAACGGAGGACACAGg ACTGACGATCCACCGGCTGGCAGCCCGGTCTGTGATCCGCTCTCTGGAGCTGGAGGAACGAGCCGAAGGAGCAGACGCAGAGAACGTCAGGAAAAGGATTGTGGAGCTCAGTGTTCAGGCAGGAGTGAGCAGTGCTCATACAGCCTTCATCGGCATTAATAAAGACCACAATCAGACAGTGAAAGGACCGCTGCTGCAGAGGAGAGTGCCAGTAGCAC ATATGCTTCAGATGTCTATGATGCAATGTCAACCTATGGGAATGTGTG CAATGGCTCTTCAAATGGATTTTGATTCTACAATGC actattCCATGGCCTCGTCCAACTCAATGATTGAAAGTGATGATGAGTCAGATCAGA AAGCTGAGCCCCTGAAGGACCCTGTGCTCCAGCTGGTTTCTCTTCAGAAGGCCACGGGATGCTGGGAGCTCAACGCCTCATTGGCTGCTGTGTTTGGGAAGACAGAGGACGAAGTGACCAATCAGAAAACAGCACAG GTGGACGGGTCAGTGTGGGCCACCGTCCTCGCTCTCATCTGGTTATATGCATTTAAATCAGATCAGCAGGTGGAGTGGCAGTTTGTGGCCATGAAGGCGGCGTCATGGGTCCGCTCTCAGAAAC cagacagcctgtctcagtgtgtgtgtgatgggaacGCTCTGTTGGGGTGTCAGGTGACTGAAGACATGCTGGGAATCTGA